tagccccacaaacttcaacctatgctaatagcctacaccacaacaaaaaggtatataaccatattactcaaacatatattgagaatatatataaaatccagacatttctgaacctaaaccctagatcaacgactactacagatccaacacaagattatgtaacccaaaaactacagggatataataggcttatagcccagccaaaaacaaaagcaaacctagtaaaaacatgttacaactacggactacttagcacagtatatacccatgacggagaagaaataattggaataccagagctatacaaagcatttgtcaccttcaagagaattacaaaaggcaacctattcttcatcaaattctatacagcaccagcggaaatactatatgatgaaataaaacccataatacaggtgataaagataggactaacacgagatatgataataccagaagagatagagaaacaacccgagatacagaaaatggagataccaagtttctatgctaataaaagaataattggtatagcaactattattcaagaactagctaacaattatctacaaggaaatgctatctggagctactattccagagaccagttgatgatatatgccaactcgaaggaactacgacaaggagatatggatgaagtccagaaatggattttatcattattaaaaccagaaatgcaaccaactaccagagcattgaaaaaagaatttatttcaaacgagttattaacaagatactgcaaactagtaggacacaaatatccagaccacatatgttcaaagtgcaacggagatgataactatgtaccagaagtccaactagaatgaaggtatcaacaagaagacaaaagaagaagacagctactggaaacatataatgtaaagtaaatagtactagtcgcattcatgaacagtaaaggtcgttcatgaatagtaagagtcataaagtaaatagtatatgtcataatcatgaacagtaaaggtcgttcatgaatagtaggagtcatttgtaaacagtaagagtcgttttaattttctttatatagaatgtaaatccgaggaaggaagacatcctcacccttaccttctctctctaatattctctcttatcttctctcttgtaagaaatatctgagttatttacaagtatctaaaacagctatggagcattcaaacgagttacaaaaccaggtaagtttatttataatcatgtttaactaaactcttatattccttataatctcttaaatatcataattgtttatcatgttatagtactgttataaagaacatcttgagaaagtttgcctgtctaataatgctgagagtagttaagcccagactatgccatcctaaagtggaaaccagtaggcaaggaagccgtttaggggagtacacagagttgaggcgctgttagggtaaatgattgaagcatgaaaaacatggtagtgaccagaaaagattgttcagtataacttattaaaatatgataaactctatgataaacaaagaggttagagggaatatgtttagtaaacacatgataaggataaataataaatctaaatgaacaaccacacgtatttattagaagaaaatattgactacaaaatacttatgttatatatctttaagagacttaataacgatgttaaaagaaaaatttacgatattttagttacttttgaaataatatatgtaatggaacaagcatttacggaactaattgtatcacatgaaatagatatattagatctatatgaactagatttatattcagactaatgatcacatatcaagttaataaaatctgtttataaatgaaacataacacttttcattatataagattctataatacccagaaatggaaacttcttaaaaacctcagtaacataaatagaaaaatagattgtgttaaatacaatattaaaacctgcaaagatattattagatataataaattacgtaataaagctttattaactatagaaaatgaaattgaattttatgaagataaacttgaaagttatcaacacagaaaagaaataacactgagaaatatagaaaccatggatatatgtatcaacaggtatacatctcagtattaatatgaacaaatcaaaaattgatagttacaaatattttaagtactggttagaaattctaaaacatataaatatgtcaaaaataatattagaaaaaaatatagaagaatatcaaaaaactaaagaaattaaatacttagaatacacacttgaaaatataaaagaaatttcaaggttaatttcgttagctatagataatcatgaaaaagcatttaattccacaactacataaaatagatcctatgaaaaataagatgaactcaaacaacccccccccccaaaatggtattgaggtcttacagtttgtagaaTAGATCTAGTTATGCCGAGGTTGCCTGttagggtcttacagttttggattttTCCCGTACATGGCGATTGGCGATAGTTTCCGAGTTATTGGGTTTGTTTAAGCATTGAATATTGTTTCTCGCGAACTTTTGAGTTTGTATTGTGAGGGCTTtgtgagcccggagttccgaccctgggtcATGTGGGCGCTGCTCTATTCAAGTCCCCGAGTATCTCGGGGTGTATTTGTCGGATAGGCTTTTGTCGAGAGCATACTGTGACTTTCTCCCTTTGGGAGATATTTTCAAATCCATTATCACATTACATGTGTTGTTGTGCTGAGCTGACCTATTTTTTGTTGAGTGTGGCAATTTTCCTGTTGCCTTACTCTGAGAAGGagtctttctcttttttcatggGGAAAAAAGGGTATTTTTTTTATTGCCCGATACAATAGTACATGCGTCCGCTCTGGCGGGATCTGATTACATCGACCATTTGGCCCTATAGGTCGTATTCCCATAGGAACCTCTGTTTCAGCGTTTCTCCACTTCCTTTGAATTGGGTGGCTTCCAGGGGAATGCCCCTCACCGCTTGCAAGTTGCCATAAGGGTTCCGTTTGCAgccgttgcctcgttaaaaaccttgccgttaaaaacccttctttttcgggataaaaaactcggtcgaaggaaaagagtgcaacgggcgTGCTTTGGGGGTCTCGAGGTCTTCTAATAATGTTAGTGTCCTGGTATCTCCGGTTGAGTATCTGCATGAGGGTTAGTTCTTaatccaaaataaaacaaaaggaatGGACGTACCTTGAAGCGAGACAGGATGGCGACATCTTGGGGTTTGCCTATTATGACTGCCTGGGGGCGGACAAGTGATGCGGATTTCCATTTTGCATCATCAAACCCAAAAGGGGTCGAGGTCTGATTCACCTGTTGGCTTTTTTGGGACCGGAGGTACGGGTATTGGTATCACATCGTGTATGGCGAACATTTCCTTTGCCGCATTTTGTTCCCCATAGACGGTTTTGATCCTGTCCTTTGTCAGGAATTTTATCATCTGGAGAGTGGATAGtaccgctctcatgcagtgtatccatggtcgcCCAAACAAGGCGTTATATCTcatatctccttcgatgacatgggatttggtgtcttgggttgtGCTGGCCACAGTAATCGGAAgtatgatttctcctttcgttgtctCGCTAGCCATGTTGAACCTATTAAGGACCCGAGAGGCGGGCACGATCCGTTCAGTTAGCCCGAGGTGTTCTACCACTCTTGACCTCATAATATTGGCTGAGCTACTTGcatccacgagtacacattttatctGATAAGAATTTACAAGAAAGGAGATTACCGGGGGGTCATTGTGGGGTTGAGATAGAGCCTCGGTATCTTTTTTGCTGAATGTTAGGGCATCtttggggatatatccccgagtccgtttttccctagtgatggatatttcaTTTTCCTTATCATGTTCTCCTGCGGGGTATCCATGCCTCCCATAATCATGTGTATGACGTGTTGTGGCTTGTTTGCCTCGTTTTTCTTGGCTGCCTCCCTATCCCGGAATTGATTTTTGGCCTGAATGCTAAGGAATTCCCGAAGGTTCCCTTTGTTGAGTAGCGGGGCCACTTCCTCTCGTAGttgatggcaatcctcggtcctatgaccgtgtgtcTTATGgaactcgcacactaagttgtaatttctctGCGAAGGGTCCGACTTATTGGTTTGGGCCACTTGGTATCCCTGATTTTGCAgatagcgaacacgatgtccgatacgTCGATGCTGATgttgtattccgataagtggGGCGCATTTATCGGTGCCATGTTTCTATCGAACTTGGTCTTATTGACGAGCCTCCGAGGGTCGTGTCCTCGATCTATCCTCCGATCATTGTAGGGTAGGTTGCGCCTAGGGGCATTCCTTATGTCTTCAAGGTACGGTTGGTACCTTTATTTGTTTGGTTTCGTCTCCTTTTCCAGGAGTctgtttgggtatactgagcgcgaaggggctcccagctggtcatcctcggccctgatctttgactAGTATCGGTTGTGAACGTTCGACCAGGTCACAGCCAAGTATTCATTAAAATTTTGTTTTAGCTACTTTAAAGCCgtcgagcttcgttcgttcaggccttggaTTAAGGCCTACATCGGCCAGTCGGcggagactggtggtagctcCATTCGTTCCATCTGGAAGCGGGATATGGACTCCCGCAACATCTCATTTTCTCTCTGattgattttgaaaacgtcggatttcctcgttgctaccttgatggctccggCATGTGCTTTCACAAAGGAGTCCGCTAGCATGGCGaacgaatctatggagttgggagccaagttgtggtaccacatcatggcacATTTTGAAAGCGTCTCTCCGAATTATTTtagcaatacggactcgatctcatcattgtTTATGTCGGTACCTTTTACTGCACAGGTGTAAGAAGTGATGTGTTCGTTAGGGTCGGAAGTGTCGTTGTACTTAGGGCGTTCCGGCATCCTGAACTTTTTGGGGATGGGTTTTGGGGCTGTTTCCTCGAGGAATGACCTTtgaatgaacttctttgaatccaaacCTTTGAGGACTGGGGGTGCACCTGGGATCtagtcgaccctagagttgtaagtCTTGACTTTTTTATCGTTGGCCGCAATCATTTTctcacctgattcgatccttttggtgaggtcttcAAGAATTTTTATGATGGCGGGATCAACCATTAATCCGTTGTTGCTCAATCTTTCGAGTATTCGCTCGGCAAGAGGAGCCATCTCTAGTGCAGCTGTGCTGGGGTCCTTGGGTGGCTTTGTAGTTGAGCGatggccagttgttgtgcctataacatctcaaaaataacgtgaagactaacttcctgttcttcccgggctggggttcTTTGTGCTTCCTGTTAATCGTTGTGTCGTACGCTCCTGTCGGTGCGAGAAGTTTTGTCGACTCATTGTGCGTCATGTGAATCTGCGTCCGCTAGGATCAGTCTGGGGGTGATATCAGGAGGTGCTTCAGTGGTTGGGatagccacgccattttcccTGTGATTTTCGAGATTGTCATTCTCAACTCTGTTTACCGAGTCTGACATTTTGACCCGAAATCAAAGggtcttggacaagaaaaattATGGACGATAATGTGCGtttgtgtgacgaaaccagcaagaaaataatcactattatttttaaccccacggtgggcgccaaactatttagcCCCACGAGAGAGACAACATTTTATAGGTGTTGTTTCAAGAACAAATTTTATTATTGGTAGTGTGGGAATTTGGACCAAAAGCTAaagttgtttaccgtgaaaatagtaacaacaaGTAAACTTTTAAATGGGattataaaaatacatgatctattcccgagctggTTGTTtaagcagttaatgctaagaatgCTAAGTGTAATGGTAAAATACTAGTTAAggcgaggcagtaatcaaaccaaaggggccTATTTCCCGAGCTCGAagatggtcgatgggacctcgAGGTCGGCGTTGGTATCGATCTCGAactatcgggggtagtcggggatgggataacaattAGAGATATGATCgagcaaggctctttatggccaataccaagtaataaatgaagaacaagtatgaaagtgaTAAATGCAAATGCAAAGTTGTTTTGAGCGAGTAATTTAGAGAGAtgagagagagaaaaaatattATTGCCCTTCAATAGGATAGTTGGAGCTCTCCATACAAGGTGTTGGTGACCCCCTTTTTATTGAAAGGGGACGCCCAAACTTGGTACCAAAATATCTAATATAAAAAAGAGAATGATATGTGACAGCCCGTTAGTTTTACATTATAAGCGAGCTGGCGTCGAGCCGCTTGGATGGACTTGATTGACCCCGGATGCATTCCTCGGGGAATCCCTGTGCTCGTCGAGGCCTCAGCCGATGTTTAGTGTTTGTAGGGCGTCGACAGGTTTTGAGGCAGGCAACCGACCCTGGATCCTGTACCCCTGGGGTCACTCTTCGAAGCATTATGTTAGGGGAAAAATCGTCTCCCCGGTTTTCACCGCACACAAAAGTGTTACTGATTTTGGGCTTCAAAAATGCCACCTTATCACTCCATTATAAGAGTCATACATAAATGACATAGTGGCTGCCACGTAAGTATTTTATTAGTCTTATCTAAAAATTACGCaattattagttaactgggtaatgccctgttacccggtaattaattaattacccgcaaaattgagaattattcccacttacttgaaatattactcacttttcacataccttatacgccTTAATATTATGGTCAAGtggtatcttgtatggtactagtccataaataccaagtattttagcttgagccgtattttatcccaaaataccaaatttcaacgaaattcattttcttaggattgctccccctttcactttcatgaatttactaatcacttgtgaaatagcataatccttaaaatcctcaaataatcttttccttggactgatgtcaattactttatgacaaattcaacgtaaaatactgcaggttacaacattgtcgtaacttattactgtgaaTCGTAAcattaccgtaatgtaatactcctgggtagaacactgtcgtaacttaatactgcaggacgtaacatcatcgtaatacaTTACTTCTGAGGGTGACATaatcgtaacatattactgcagagcataacatcgtcgtaatataatattgcggTACATAACATATTGTATGttcaaacatcatatatagtcatattattACTTTAAACTCATTCAATAATGATTAAAAAGTTCCATATTCATTATACATCACCTTAGAACGCACAAGGTGTAacaccaaacttgtcgactttcgacaaaacttatcttcttcaattcgtttaacttctaagccttccaaccatcttggtacttgttattcatgatcttaaatattattAACTTCcacggtaacatgattaacttactttataaatTTTTTTCAAAGATTATTTCATTTATGaccttacatcaattgacttacgacgtactcttaaGTAGGAAAACATGGGTGTAACAAAAATGGTGGATGAATtctttgcgttagttgacatttctgaaggatattgcaaatattaTAATAAATCTccttatgagacacctagatggtgcataCTAAAACaaaacagctagatatgagtactacaaagatcgGAACAGGAAACattgaaggaataaatattaccttagtgtggctcccatCCCTAGTAAAGGGAGAATGTTAGGCATCCTGAAGAGCCAGTAGATTGAGCAAGGGAAGGTAAAAAGCGAAATAACGTCTTGTTAAAGTTTTCAGGATGAAATGATAAATAGAAATATTAGCAAGGAAGTACGAAGAgggataatgaagcattatgagtcagatgtgatacatggatggcaacagtagagtgttacagaatctatagtcaaatggAGAAAGAGATGAGAGGTAATGGGTCTTAAGAGAACAagagagtataggccatacagtcacatcctcatttcgagaaataagttcgcgactctaacgtgattaacagaagaaaaagttagacccagagtaatagaaccagtatgcattggtgaacaagataatgAAAATTTCAGCTTTCGTTCAAGAGATtgtagaatggacaacagaagaagattcattcaggaagacgcttccctaaagcaagctatgtgagcaaagttaagcttaagggactgtatgtactagttacattaagtgtcaccctcgcgagtaaggaattttgttatccttggtatagaaggattgtCGCAAGGTGAGAAAGGGTCATCAacgatgtgaaaagatgccataGATGAAAAGGTAAAATATCTATATGTAGATCATCGTAGCACAAAATCTTATTACTCCCCTAatggggggaatatggagtgacaTGGAATTAAGTTGTTCcagtaactatggaatagtaaaggaaggATATTGCACTTATCtgaatcctacagatatgctatgattccagaaggTTTTGTAAGCACGACGTCAAAAAAAGGAAGTATGGGTTCTTGCCCGGAATGTTTTTGATAAATAACGAGCTAGTACAAGAGGTAAGTTagacaaaagaaataacccaagagagaATATGcgaaatatggatatgagaatgggccgacaagtagttagtagttgattcaggaagagcctagtcattactagacaagaagttacagacaaatcagcagaccATGCAAGATAAAATTTGTAAatcccaacatggagaatttatCCTCGCAATAATGTCGTTAttatacttgagatatattcaaataggagtcggggtagttaaaggtaccatataagtgttacggggataaaagaaagtgctattgggaagacagtcaaaatatcagttcagaagcaaccctacaagcataaggatacggaggtaagcaactacggatgattataggcaaggaagtatATCAAAATGTCCTTAATAAGCTCAAAACTTTACGAGATTCAAGGGTTcttcctaagtactacaacgaaagactagctgaagaaataaggaagaaggcttcaacctaagcacaacgacctaaagaggaagtggtcgtgtaacaacagtctgaCAACAACATTGTAATCACTCCAAAgaaaagtggcacctaccgtggctaataaacgggaagaaaaatgaaaagtaatatttgagatcatatgagttgcacgtaaactctggcatgtgtgggcactaagataagttaTGTATGGACATAACAATGGGGCAAAAAGACCAGTAAAAGTAATAGCATatattgaaagaaagctaagatggaacgaaagaaattatctgttcaatgatccagagttggttacgttatgaacgcacttaagagttcaGAGATTTATAAATGCAGCATATACAGTCGTAGAAGATTCTAGCATACAattaaagaaagaattgagcctagggctttgacaaaagattaaattgttaaagaattgtATCATGAATATTCCTCAACGCCCATGAAAGTCTAAAtagaataactaataccatgaactaTAGATCGGGAGATAACTTAAGCCGACATAAAGACCAATCAAAAAAAGGAGGAAACTAATgagttacatcaacaaagtaaatcaggaatccgattattggacctagaagttttaggaatcatgattgagaagATAGCAGAATCACTATTAATAtaagaggtgcaagagagatagaACAGTAACTATATTCTATAATGTTTTACAATAAATCCAGTTAGAAGTAGTACCAGTCTCAAAAGAAGTCAGTATGGAGCTCCCACCAGATTGAATAAGCACCAAGGTGCAATTATAataatagagcttcaaatggTGGATGTGATTTATACCTATGTAAGAGGAAGGTTATGAAAGAAAGATAGAAGAATGTAAGGTGATATattaaagtaagtaaggtaaaagtgaacaacgtactAAATACTCAAGTATAGAATGATGAGAGTCGTACATACTTCAGGTAAAATATTAGAAGcgctgggattcagtatccagggaTGATAGCAGCATCATCAGTAGCATACCTTCCatcctatggtttctaagtactgataGGTCTAATTAGGGAGTAAAATGAAGAGTTAAAGACGAtgcgatgtctcgcttgatgttcaaGAAAAACCTAAGGGAATCgatcacaagctaaagtatgatagaatgACGAGGTTTTAGAAATACAAGACTAAGGATAAGTATAAGGCAAAGCAGAAGatgacgaaaatggataagtcctcgagattaagcccgtgaaaacaagagagctaatggtttctctaagttatagaaagctcaatatagcctgaatgaactaaAAGGAGTCTAAAACCaatagaatttagaagagatagaatgatgccctaatagtagaataagggtgtgattgtgatagataaaggatgacatcCGAGCCTTcgcttgagtaatgatttgaagaagacAAAAAAGGGGTTTTCATGAATTGTAAGGGACTAAAATACCCATATGCGGTGAGTACCATATGAGGGACTAAGCTcgattgggatgctataaagtacggttatggaagtatagtatcacccccaggatcaatctaattactcctGATGTCCCAAATGAGACGCTAGACCTAGAGGCAGTGTTACATAaaagatcaagttatcagtggtagatgatggatcaacattaaggtgaatcaacaatagatggataaaagttcaacagtatgagatgagatcagaccatcagtcttaaggataagcaacgagagtaacctggagttggttgcAGACCTTAGTAACAATAATTGAaataagaattatggtatagtatgacctaagtagatgcagtaaagtcatacgaatggataaccaggtatataaaataagatatagccatattcgcaagttcttcATAGTATCGAGCGAAGAACATTAGTGCATTTATATATgcctagagaggcatcctattaagccttgtatatgtttacaaagtaaggcctagagattggctacaAGCTGGAAGAAAAAAGAGTCGAGAGTCGCATAGGCATATTTACAAGGTCAATATCAtataggctgcatgatagaaggtagcaatagttacgagattAAAATGAATTTGATCAAAAGTCATAGCGTGGTAAAGAGGCTTAAAGGGGGGCAAGGACAACTtcctaaatggcaaggagagtattaaggtattaacaagagctataagttatgaaaatgataagagcatcagtcaacattcgaggacgaatgtatcaAATTTTAATTATCCATTAACCCCCGAGCCCATATATGTAATTAATTTCGAAATacgacctcaattcgaggtctaaatctcaattttataaaattcataagttctacccaaaaacccCTAATATCTACCTTGAAATTCATAAATTTGATGATTAACTTCATgaaaaagtaattgaaattgatTGCAAAAAAGTTAAAGTTTCTTGCCAATGAATTTGGGATGAAATTCCTCTTCAAAAATTGCCTCTATGGAGCTTAGGGTTGAAAAATAGTGTAAAATGATCCAAGTCTGAAATTCCCTATTGTTACCCAACTCCAGGTATCCCAATTGCAATTGCGCTTAGTTCTGGAGCTTAAGAACTGTCATAAATGCGACTGaaacttcacatttgcgaagggcCACCCAACCACAAATGTGATCCTAGATTTTGCAAATGTGAAGCTTTCCTAAATACTCAGGGGTCGGAAATGTGACAATACAGCTCACAAATGCGATGGTCAAGCCTCTGCAAAGCGAGCCTATCCTCTACATGAGAAGACACCAAACCCAGTGCCATTTTGCAAGTGAGATATAAGAACTgcaaatgcgagatctgcagAACCTCAACACCAGTTGATAATCTGCCATTCCAAAACACTCTAAAACATTTTCAAAACTCACACGAGCCTCTCGTGCTCCAATCTTAACATTCATATAAGAGTAATAACATCAAACAAGATCGCTCTCTTCCTCAACTCATTAAAATAACGTCAAATATCAAAAATCAATCATCAAAACCCGAGATATAGACTTTGAAACTCAGTTTTCTAATTTTACACATAATTAAAATAGCCTCGAGTCACCCAAGACTATAactaaatatgcacacaagtccaaaaatatcatacaaatcTACTGGTATCATCAAAATGCCGATCCTGGGTCATTTAAAGAAACTGTTGATCGTGGCAAATTAAAGACGTCTTTTAAAGCCAAAAATCACATTTTCGTTAAAATTACCCATATAAGCATTCCGAAAATTTACTTGGACCATGTAcccaagtcataaatcaccataTAAAACTATGATAGGTCTCGGAACATAGAAAAAGGAACTAGTACTtaaaatgacctatcgggtcgtcacattctccaattGTAAAAGAAACGTTCTTCCTCAGACGGACATAGAAATGTACTTGGACTAGTAGAAAGGTATGGGTTTCTACTCCTCATACTGGAATCGAACTCCCATGTAGCCTCCTCAATCGATTGAGCTCTCCAATGCACTTTCTCAGATGGAAACTCCTAGATAGGTCAAATTCTCATCAAGCTGCACCGCGCTAAAGTCTAAAACATTTTACCTATCTTCATggtacttctgaagcatggaaaTGTGAAATACCAGATTTACCTCTGCTAGGCTAGGAGGCAATGCAAGCCTATAAGGAACCTCTCCAACTCTCTCCAAAACCTCAAACGACCTAATAAACCTCGgtctcaactttcccttcttcccaaactgcATCACGACCTTCATAGGCTTAACTCGTAAAAGAAATTTCTCACATTACATGTAAGCAATATctcgaaccttctggtccgcataaTTCTTATGCCTTGAACTGAGTTGTACAAAAGTCGCTcccgaatcaccttaaccttctctaaagcatcacGAACAAAATCAGTACCTAACAATATAGCCTTATCGGGCTCAAACCAACTAACTAATGAACGACATTGCCTCCCATATAAGGTCTTGTAAAGAGCCATCGGGATGCTCAACTTATAAatattgttgtaggcgaactccgctagagttaaaaatttgtcCCATTGACCCCCAAAATCCATAAAGGATGcccacaacatgtcctccaaaatcaAAATAGTACACTCAGACTGTctatccatctgaggatgaaatgtggTACCCATCTCAACTCATGTGCATGATCAGAAAGGATGGAAATGGGCACGCCGAATAGGAAGATAATCTCCCAGATCTAAATTTAAGACAACCACTCTTAAG
This genomic stretch from Nicotiana sylvestris chromosome 9, ASM39365v2, whole genome shotgun sequence harbors:
- the LOC138876850 gene encoding uncharacterized protein; translated protein: MLLQTTYQDKGTQTDESQESKDIFTILTTLSLQMESMGKRLQQLESQQHDYKNAELSRSEDSKLPEVEGDVGKLQKTHNTVALYTAAGTSKQVSKKPHINVNLNTVFDKPFTSKKPREAIVIAPQTSTYANSLHHNKKVYNHITQTYIENIYKIQTFLNLNPRSTTTTDPTQDYVTQKLQGYNRLIAQPKTKANLVKTCYNYGLLSTVYTHDGEEIIGIPELYKAFVTFKRITKGNLFFIKFYTAPAEILYDEIKPIIQVIKIGLTRDMIIPEEIEKQPEIQKMEIPSFYANKRIIGIATIIQELANNYLQGNAIWSYYSRDQLMIYANSKELRQGDMDEVQKWILSLLKPEMQPTTRALKKEFISNELLTRYCKLVGHKYPDHICSKCNGDDNYVPEVQLE